A window of the Azospirillum formosense genome harbors these coding sequences:
- a CDS encoding OmpW family outer membrane protein, with product MTFLKRAAAALLATTALAAVSSPSLAQDFKGKSAGDILVRARALAVIPQESGDLIHQGATNIGEPRINNDYIPELDFSYFVTDNIALELIAGTSRHTVKGSILPGLGGSVDVGKVSLLPPTLTAQYHFFPKERVSPYVGAGVNYTLFYREDAANKANGIGLRIVDTDYENRFGWALQAGVDVALTGNWSLNLDVKKIFLKTDVTAQTNLGTTVRSDVKIDPWLVGLGIGYRF from the coding sequence ATGACTTTCCTGAAGCGCGCCGCCGCCGCCCTGCTGGCGACCACGGCTCTTGCCGCCGTTTCCTCCCCGTCGCTGGCCCAGGATTTCAAGGGCAAGTCCGCCGGTGACATCCTGGTGCGCGCGCGCGCCCTGGCCGTGATCCCGCAGGAGTCGGGCGACCTGATCCACCAGGGCGCCACCAACATCGGCGAGCCGCGGATCAACAACGACTACATCCCGGAACTCGACTTCTCCTACTTCGTCACGGACAACATCGCCCTGGAGCTGATCGCCGGCACCAGCCGCCACACCGTGAAGGGCTCGATCCTGCCGGGCCTCGGCGGCTCCGTGGACGTGGGCAAGGTGTCGCTGCTGCCGCCGACCCTGACGGCGCAGTACCACTTCTTCCCGAAGGAGCGCGTCAGCCCGTATGTCGGCGCCGGCGTGAACTACACCCTGTTCTACCGCGAGGACGCCGCCAACAAGGCGAACGGCATCGGCCTGCGCATCGTCGACACCGACTATGAGAACCGCTTCGGCTGGGCGCTGCAGGCCGGTGTGGACGTCGCCCTGACCGGCAACTGGTCGCTGAACCTCGACGTGAAGAAGATCTTCCTGAAGACCGACGTCACGGCGCAGACCAACCTGGGCACCACCGTCCGTTCGGACGTCAAGATCGACCCGTGGCTGGTCGGCCTGGGCATCGGCTACCGCTTCTAA
- a CDS encoding CBS domain-containing protein: MHIAAVLKRKGTGIITANPDDRIDAVARQLAHHKIGAVLVMREDGRPAGILSERDIVRAVAADGAAALERPVGDLMTRDLVTGSPADTVSQIMGVMTERRIRHLPILEDGELVGLVSIGDIVKARLDDAELEVESLRGYVAGMG; encoded by the coding sequence ATGCACATTGCCGCCGTCTTGAAAAGGAAGGGCACGGGAATCATCACCGCCAATCCGGACGACCGGATCGACGCGGTCGCCCGCCAGCTCGCCCACCACAAAATCGGCGCCGTCCTGGTGATGCGGGAGGATGGCCGCCCCGCCGGAATCCTGTCGGAACGCGACATCGTCCGCGCCGTGGCTGCGGATGGCGCCGCCGCCCTGGAGCGGCCGGTCGGCGATTTGATGACCCGCGACCTCGTCACCGGAAGCCCGGCCGACACGGTGTCGCAGATCATGGGCGTCATGACGGAGCGCCGCATCCGCCATCTGCCGATTCTGGAGGACGGCGAACTCGTCGGGCTGGTCAGCATCGGCGACATCGTCAAGGCGCGGCTGGACGACGCGGAACTGGAGGTCGAGTCCCTGCGCGGCTACGTCGCCGGCATGGGCTGA
- a CDS encoding response regulator transcription factor produces the protein MKILIGDDHVLFREGLRRLLEQLKEGASFEEASNFDELLEKAGKGETYDLVLTDLRMPGWPGFSGIQDLRGKQPDSKVVVVSASEAHHDVRDALEHGAAGYIPKSSSVKIMLSALDLIFSGGVYVPPTVLRESGETEVRVGAIPPSDPQLDHLLTQRQREVLDRLREGKSNKQIAHELGLSEGTVKIHMTAIFKSLGVRNRTQAAMAFPQSHSA, from the coding sequence ATGAAAATCCTGATCGGAGACGACCATGTGCTTTTCCGGGAGGGATTGCGCAGGCTGCTGGAGCAGCTGAAGGAGGGTGCCAGCTTTGAGGAAGCCAGCAACTTTGATGAGCTTCTGGAAAAGGCTGGCAAGGGCGAGACCTACGACCTCGTCCTGACCGATCTGCGCATGCCCGGTTGGCCCGGCTTCTCCGGCATCCAAGACCTGCGGGGAAAGCAGCCCGACTCCAAGGTCGTCGTTGTCTCGGCGTCCGAAGCGCATCACGACGTGCGTGACGCGCTGGAGCACGGCGCCGCAGGCTACATCCCGAAATCGTCCAGCGTGAAGATCATGCTGAGCGCGCTGGACCTCATCTTCTCGGGCGGCGTCTATGTGCCGCCGACCGTGCTGCGCGAATCTGGGGAAACCGAGGTGCGTGTCGGCGCCATCCCGCCCAGCGACCCGCAGCTCGACCACCTGCTGACCCAGCGTCAGCGCGAGGTTCTGGACCGCCTGCGCGAAGGCAAGTCCAACAAGCAGATCGCCCATGAGCTGGGCCTGTCCGAAGGCACGGTGAAGATTCACATGACGGCGATCTTCAAGTCGCTGGGCGTGCGCAACCGCACCCAGGCCGCCATGGCCTTCCCGCAGTCGCACTCCGCCTGA
- a CDS encoding FAD-binding oxidoreductase has translation MERVDFLIVGGGMAGASAAYELAAHGSVIVLERESQPGYHSTGRSAALYTQTYGHPVVRALTVASWDFYTNPPEGFSEHPLLTPRGVLLIGRADQTAALDRDFAEGRRLTPTVERLDRAQTLARAPFLNPDYVDGAVWEPEAMDMDVHAIHGGYLRGLKARGGRLVTDAGVTALERRDGLWIATTPAGAFAAPVLVNAAGAWADGLAGMAGVRPVGLVPKRRTAITFDPVFTDPADAAGLAGWPMTIDVDEQFYMKPESGRLLLSPADETPVEPCDVQPEEMDIAVAIDRMEQAVRFSVRRITHKWAGLRSFVADKVMVVGYDGSMDGFFWLAGQGGYGIQTAPAMGRTAAALATGGGLPPEVAALGVRVEDLAPARLRRP, from the coding sequence GTGGAACGGGTGGATTTCCTGATCGTCGGCGGCGGCATGGCCGGCGCCTCGGCGGCCTATGAGCTGGCGGCGCACGGCAGCGTCATCGTGCTGGAGCGCGAGAGCCAGCCCGGCTACCACTCCACCGGCCGTTCGGCGGCGCTCTACACCCAGACCTACGGGCATCCGGTCGTCCGCGCGCTGACGGTGGCGAGCTGGGATTTCTACACCAACCCGCCGGAGGGCTTTTCGGAGCACCCGCTTCTGACCCCGCGCGGCGTCCTGTTGATCGGGCGCGCCGACCAGACCGCTGCGCTCGACCGCGACTTCGCCGAGGGGCGGCGGCTGACCCCGACCGTCGAACGCCTCGACCGCGCCCAGACGCTCGCCCGCGCGCCCTTCCTGAACCCCGACTACGTGGACGGCGCGGTGTGGGAGCCGGAGGCCATGGACATGGACGTCCACGCCATCCACGGCGGCTACCTGCGCGGGCTGAAGGCGCGCGGCGGCCGGCTGGTCACCGACGCCGGGGTGACCGCGCTGGAGCGTCGCGACGGGCTGTGGATCGCCACCACCCCGGCGGGCGCGTTCGCCGCGCCGGTCCTGGTCAACGCGGCGGGCGCCTGGGCCGACGGTCTGGCGGGCATGGCCGGCGTGCGCCCCGTCGGGCTGGTGCCGAAACGGCGCACCGCCATCACCTTCGATCCGGTGTTCACCGATCCGGCCGACGCGGCGGGGCTCGCCGGCTGGCCCATGACCATCGATGTGGACGAGCAGTTCTACATGAAGCCGGAATCGGGCCGGCTGCTGCTCTCCCCCGCCGACGAGACGCCGGTCGAGCCCTGCGACGTGCAACCGGAGGAGATGGACATCGCCGTCGCCATCGACCGCATGGAACAGGCGGTGCGCTTCTCCGTTCGACGTATCACGCACAAATGGGCGGGCCTGCGCAGCTTCGTCGCCGACAAGGTGATGGTGGTGGGTTACGACGGGTCCATGGACGGCTTCTTCTGGCTGGCCGGCCAAGGCGGCTACGGAATCCAGACGGCGCCGGCGATGGGCCGCACCGCCGCGGCGCTGGCGACCGGCGGCGGCCTGCCGCCAGAGGTTGCGGCGCTCGGCGTGCGGGTGGAGGATCTGGCGCCGGCCCGGCTGCGGCGCCCCTGA
- a CDS encoding acyl-CoA dehydrogenase C-terminal domain-containing protein, whose amino-acid sequence MPIYKAPLEDVRFVLDEIVGAGKLAELPGYEDATPDLIAQVLEEGAKLCEEVLFPLNQSGDGEGCSFENGVVRTPKGFKEAYGTYIEAGWQGLSCDPAYGGQGLPKLVNTMLEEFICSANLSFGMYPGLSLGAYNALATYGSEELKQRFLGRLVDGTWAGTMCLTEPHCGTDLGLIRTKAVPQEDGSHRITGTKIFISAGEHDLTENILHLVLARLPDAPAGTRGISLFLVPKFLPNEDGGVGPRNGVACGSIEHKMGIKASATCVMNFEDATGWLVGEPHKGMRAMFVMMNAARLAVGIQGLGVAEVSYQNAVAYARERLQGRSLKGTAHPDKPADPIIVHPDVRRNLLTARAYTEGARALGALVGYKLDVAEKHADDKTRKEADEFVQLMTPIVKALFTDIGFESANIAVQVHGGHGFIWETGVEQYVRDARICQIYEGTNGIQALDLVGRKLPQDMGRLLRRFFHPVGAEIEADMENEELGEFVLPLAKAFAKLQQATAIIAQKGLKDPEEAGAAATDYLRLFGLVALGWMWLRMVKAARARLAAGEGNATFLEAKIRTARFYTAKLLPQTNALFITIMAGSGPLMEMEETAF is encoded by the coding sequence ATGCCGATCTACAAGGCTCCGCTGGAGGATGTCCGCTTCGTCCTCGACGAGATCGTCGGGGCGGGCAAGCTGGCCGAACTGCCGGGTTACGAGGACGCCACCCCCGACCTGATCGCCCAGGTCCTGGAGGAGGGCGCCAAGCTGTGCGAGGAGGTGCTGTTCCCGCTGAACCAGTCCGGCGACGGCGAGGGCTGCAGCTTCGAGAACGGCGTCGTGCGCACGCCCAAGGGCTTCAAGGAGGCCTACGGCACCTACATCGAGGCTGGCTGGCAGGGTCTGTCCTGCGACCCGGCCTATGGCGGGCAGGGGCTGCCCAAGCTGGTCAACACCATGCTGGAGGAGTTCATCTGCTCCGCCAACCTCAGCTTCGGCATGTATCCCGGCCTGTCGCTGGGCGCTTACAACGCGCTGGCCACCTACGGCTCCGAGGAGCTGAAGCAGCGCTTCCTCGGCCGTCTGGTCGACGGCACCTGGGCGGGCACCATGTGCCTGACCGAGCCGCATTGCGGCACCGACCTCGGGCTGATCCGCACCAAGGCGGTCCCGCAGGAGGACGGCAGCCACAGGATCACCGGCACGAAGATCTTCATCTCCGCCGGCGAGCATGACCTGACCGAGAACATCCTGCACCTCGTGCTGGCGCGCCTGCCCGACGCGCCGGCCGGAACGCGCGGCATCAGCCTGTTCCTGGTGCCGAAGTTCCTGCCCAACGAGGACGGCGGCGTCGGCCCGCGCAACGGCGTTGCCTGCGGCTCCATCGAGCACAAGATGGGCATCAAGGCGTCGGCGACCTGCGTCATGAACTTCGAGGACGCCACCGGCTGGCTGGTCGGCGAGCCGCACAAGGGCATGCGGGCGATGTTCGTGATGATGAACGCGGCCCGCCTCGCCGTCGGCATCCAGGGGCTGGGGGTCGCCGAGGTCAGCTACCAGAACGCGGTGGCCTACGCCAGGGAACGGCTCCAGGGCCGCTCGCTGAAGGGCACGGCGCACCCCGACAAGCCGGCCGACCCGATCATCGTCCATCCCGACGTGCGGCGGAACCTGCTGACCGCCCGCGCCTACACCGAGGGCGCCCGCGCGCTCGGCGCGCTGGTCGGCTACAAGCTGGACGTGGCGGAGAAGCACGCCGACGACAAGACGCGCAAGGAGGCGGACGAGTTCGTCCAGCTGATGACGCCGATCGTCAAGGCGCTGTTCACCGACATCGGATTCGAGTCGGCCAACATCGCCGTGCAGGTGCATGGCGGGCACGGCTTCATCTGGGAAACCGGCGTGGAGCAGTATGTCCGCGACGCCCGGATCTGCCAGATCTACGAAGGCACCAACGGCATCCAGGCGCTGGACCTCGTGGGGCGCAAGCTGCCGCAGGACATGGGCCGGCTGCTGCGCCGCTTCTTCCACCCGGTCGGCGCCGAGATCGAGGCCGACATGGAAAATGAGGAGCTGGGCGAGTTCGTCCTTCCGCTCGCCAAGGCCTTCGCCAAGCTGCAGCAGGCGACCGCCATCATCGCGCAGAAGGGACTGAAGGACCCGGAGGAGGCCGGGGCCGCAGCGACCGACTATCTGCGGCTGTTCGGTCTGGTGGCGCTCGGCTGGATGTGGCTGAGGATGGTCAAGGCCGCGCGGGCCAGATTGGCGGCGGGGGAGGGCAACGCGACCTTCCTCGAGGCCAAGATCAGGACCGCCCGCTTCTACACGGCGAAACTGCTTCCGCAGACCAACGCCCTGTTCATCACCATCATGGCCGGGTCCGGACCCCTCATGGAGATGGAGGAGACCGCCTTCTGA